The genomic window GTGGAACAATCTTCTTTTACACCTTTCCTATTGTTTTTGGGAAAAAGTGATTGCGTGGGATGCATGCAGCACAGGACAGAAGGCAGTGACCTCCTGTTTTACATAAAGAATGAGTCTGCCAAGCAAAGGGAAGAGTCTACGAAGAGCAAGGGAGGATGGAATCTATATGGAAATGATAAACTAGAACTTGCTTCAATCACCTAAGCTCAGATATCTACACATGAACAGCAACAGTTAACAGCATTTAAGTTATTTCGGCTAAAAGAACGAATAACATCAATACAAGCTTccctggtgtttttttttttttttagctagaGAGATCAGATGGAGTTCACTGATCAAACAGATGTTGCCTTCTTCCTTTTGGAACAAAGAGTGTGTGCTGCACAACAGTTTTACGAAAACTGATTCTAAAAGGTTCTTGCACGATGGTCTcaactgcagcagcacagattcAGCTCTAAGTATTGCTTTGTGCcagaagggaggaaaacatCAAAGCTGTGACACTGTACAAGGGTTAGAGGACCAGAAAGTGAACCCAGCCTCCCTCTTTCATTATCCAAACAGAGCAAAGTGAAAACAAGTGCAAAATACAACTTTCTGGGTCTAATCTTGAAACCAGCCTTATTGTTTACACCTCATTTTAATTTGTTCCTTTTAATAAGCTGAGAGGTCTTTTCAGAAGACACAAGTTTTTGTAGAATACAACACGCattgctaaattattttttgtggcAATGCCAACTGAATGACAAGGCAGAAATGGGAATCTCCCCTCTTGACAGCGATACTGGCACGTAATGCACCGGGCAGGCTGAGACCACTGATAAACAGTACAAGCGCAAGCAATTTTGCTGTGTCAGTTTTATTCTGATGTTAATCCCAGACTCTGCCAGGCATTTCCCAAGCACTAAAACACAACAGCCTGAActcaagggaagaaagaaaaatctgccaCTCAAGTATACTGCCACGCAAAATGCAATGCTGTACAGTTTTTCTAATAGCAGTATTGCTGTTACCAGGTAACCTCCTACCATGCTTGATTTTAGCATTTTTGGGAAATTCTCTGCCTCCTGTAACTGCCTGCTAGTGGTGAGAGACATCATGTTCAGCACCTCAGAGGAGCTGTTGCTCATTGgttgaaaacatctttttttttttttttttctcttgcaattCATCTTAGCTACTTTAGGATGAGCAGTATGACATAAATGTTCCCTCCCTCTTGTAAGGTACTTCAAGTCATCAACTCCAAGGTAATATTAGAGGAGCCTTTTAGGAGGCTCattatatgaaaaaaagcaTACTTGCCTGAAGATGACAAGACTGCACTCAAAATAGCGGCCCTCTGACCTTCTTTAAGAACACATCACAAGCAGCCAAAGCAAGATCGCAGCTTGGCCGAGGGAGTTTGTTTGCATACCAGTTAAGCTGCACTGGTACTTCCAGGCTTCTGAGGGACGTCTTCCAACTCCCACAAAAGTTCTGGAATATAAAAGTCCCTGAAGACTTTCTGCTGCAAAGTAAATTCCAACTGAGCCAAATATGCTTATTTAGAGGTCACGTTTTGCTCTATGTACAACAACAATGAAATAGAAGCGGTCCTATTTCTGTCTTTATGGAGGTCGGCAGATCTGGATGTCAGACAACTTCACGTAACAGTCACAAAAAGGCAGAAACCTTGGATCCGCATGAAGGCAACCTGTTCTTGATGCTGTCCGAGCTTTCTGTTCCAATTCCCACCCTAATGACATCAGAACAATAAAGCTTACCCAAACCTGACTGTGCAGCGTCTGGCAGGTGTTAACCTGGCATTCAAAACAGCATTACATGTAATATTTAACAGCATTAAATGTATTATCTCAATTGCAAAGGCAGCTTTGCATGATGATTTCATCCTTCTCTGAATCGTGTACTtcatgcagcagcagaggaaacacATCAATATGACGCTACTAAGGGCAAATGGACAAGCATCGGGCTGCCCCAAAATACACGCATTTAACGGGAAGGCAGCAAAGAACTGCTTCTCCCTCCTGGTTTTGCTCTCTGTGACCCTGCAGGTATTATTTATGTCGCAAAACTTTCTTTTGCTTGACTGCTCATCCCTCTTGTTCCTTTACACGCCGGGGGGCACATGAGTAAAGACGACAAGGATGAAGTCGTGACTCACTGACGGCCAAGCTCGATGCACCCGACCGCGCTTGGGTTTTAAACAGAAGAGATGCTGCAGGAAAACGGCCGAATTCCCTTCTCAGGGCTATTCTTCGGAAAGGCACAACCGGAAAATGTCATTAAACTACCCAAGTTCTGCTGCGAACGCGCATCTCGCTGCAGCACAGGGCATGCACTCGGGGATGGCACAGCGCGGACCGGGGATGGCACAGCGCGGACCGGGGATGGCACAGCGCGGACCGGGGATGGCACAGCGCGGACCGGGGACGGCACAGCGCGGACCGGGGACGGCACAGCGCGGACCGGGGACGGCACAGCGCGGACCGAAGCCTCCCCCGTGAGAAGGGGTCAGAGCCCCCCGGGCCAGCCCTCCCCGGCCCGGCCTGGGCCTCGCTGGCTGCAGGCGGAgcccggggtcccccccccacgCGCCCCGGGGCGCCCAGgccgcgctgcccgcccgccgcaggcccgccgcccgccgccgattccccgctgcccgccgcccccggcccgctccCCACCTTCTCCTCAGGCTCCCGCGCCCCGCCGGGCTCCCGGCCCAGCCGCTGCCGCAGCTCGCTCATGACTactccgccgccgccgccgccgccgccccccgcccgccgccgccgctccgcgcccgccgccgccgccagaGGGAGGCCGCGGGCCGCGCGCCGCCGGCCAATGGCAGGGCGCGGGATGGCCGCGGAGGTTGGGCCGGCGCCGCGGCGCTGTGTAAGCCGCGTGCTGATTGGCTTTCTCCGGGCGAGGGGGCGGGACTAAAGGGGATGAGCGGCGTCGGGGTCGCTCGGCGAGCGGGGAGGCTGTCACGTGAGCGAGGATCGGGCCCCGCCGAGGCAGCGGAGAGCCGCCTGCCATTGGCTGCGgcgcggagggggcggggcgtaGGAGGCTATAAAGGGGCGGCTCGGCGGGCGGCCCCAGTGGGCGGCTGCGCGTTGTGCTCGCGTAGTCGTGCCGGTGCTGCTCGGTGCTCCTGGGTGCTGCTcggtgctgccgctgctgccgccaGGATGTTCGAGGCGCGGCTGGTGCAGGGCTCGGTGCTCAAGCGGGTGCTGGAGGCCCTCAAGGACCTCATCACCGAGGCCTGCTGGGACCTGGGCTCGGGCGGCATCAGCCTGCAGAGCATGGACTCCTCGCACGTCTCCCTGGTGCAGCTCACGCTGCGCTCCGAGGGCTTCGACACCTACCGCTGCGACCGCAACATCGCCATGGGCGTCAACCTCTCCAGGTAGCGGCAGGGCCGCCGCGGGGCGGGCCCGGGCCTGCGGCGCTGAGGGCAGCGGGGCCCGCTGGGGTTTGGGCGAGGCGGCGCGTGAGGGGCTCGTGGGGGCCGAGGCGGCCCCGCGCCCTCAGGAGCGGCTCGGGGCGCTCGGAGCCCCGctgcgcgcccccccccccttctcctcacAGCTCTCGCGCCGTTTTTCGCAGCGCGCGCGGGGCCCGTGACGTCACTGGCGGCGCCATGCGCGCGGCGCGCTGTGGCGGGAAAGCGCGGCGGTTTGGCGCCAtggcgcccgcagccccccccccgctgcccgccccgtgcggcgccgggccgggggggacGATCATCTGCACGGGGGTTGTTGCGCCTCGGTAACGGCCCGGTGGTCGTGTGTAGCACCCGGAGTCTAAAGCAGCCTCGCTGCACCCGAGGTTGCTGGCAGCTTCTCGTTAAACTTGCTTTAGCACTCCGCAATAGGTAATTGGCTTGGtgttccttctctgtttgcGATCCCatgcttgttttttccctagcatgtccaaaatactgaaatgtgcTGGAAATGAAGACATCATAACGCTCAGAGCAGAAGACAATGCGGATACATTGGCTCTAGTGTTTGAAGCACCAAGTGagtcttgtactggggagctcATTTGCTAGCAGGATAATTTAGGCAGTCATCATAGACTGAGCAGTATGTGCTGgttgtgagggtggtcaaaaATGGGAGGAGTCACCTGAAACTTACACGGCCTGGAAATGGGAACTTGGTCTACTTGACCAGTGCTTCATCTGAAAGAGAATCTTCCTTATGCTACATAAAAATGTTCTTAGGCACATCTCGACAGGCAGCTTTCCTCTTACAACCTACAAAAGGCTGTTTATGTTGCTTAGATTTCAAGCAAGGTGGATCCTATTGTCACACTTAAAAGTGTTTTTACTTTGATAAAAAGTTGGGGGCAGAACTTAGATCCTGATTGGTAGTTTATTTGAAACACTTGGTCAAACTATGCTTTTTCTTTAGATCAGGAAAAGGTTTCTGATTATGAGATGAAGCTAATGGATCTCGATGTGGAGCAGCTTGGAATTCCAGTAAGTAGTTGAATGACTGACTGTTTCTTGGTGTGTTTTTCCATGTTCATGTCAGACATAGTTTAAGATTGTAGCAACACTTCCTGAAGACTACATAAATTTTAGTGTATTGACTGTATCAGTCTTCTTGGTAAAAGTTTAAttatgtcacttttttttttacaggaacaGGAATATAGTTGTGTAGTGAAAATGCCTTCTGCTGAATTTGCACGCATCTGTAGAGATCTCAGCCATATTGGTGATGCAGTTGTCATCTCCTGTGCAAAGGATGGTGTGAAATTTTCAGCTAATGGAGAGCTAGGAAATGGAAACATCAAGCTGTCACAGACTAGTAATGtggacaaagaagaagaagctgTAAGTTAATGCTTACTGTGGTGTCTTCAGCATTGAGTTTTCTACTGATATGACTGGAGGCTAAAGGTGGGCCACTGGATCACATATTTCTCTGATTTATAGAACCAAGTCAACAAATCCTGCCAGCCTTGGGTTCTCAGCCATGGGGTTTGCAAAAAGCCCTCAGCAAAGTGGGGAATACCACTGGCTGCCTTTGCATGAGGTGTCGCTGGGTCTGTGGTGCTGAATTATTTGAGAAACTTTAGATGATTTGTTGCAGCTTGCATTTACCAAACTTTTTAATCTGCCTGTTCTAGGTTACAATAGAAATGAATGAGCCAGTCCAACTGACCTTTGCTCTGCGGTACTTGAACTTTTTTACCAAAGCTACTCCTCTGTCACCTACAGTAACACTCAGCATGTCTGCAGATGTTCCTCTGGGTAAGTAAATGCAGCTCTCATTGAAAATCTCCTTGTAAAATATTCCACCTTAGAACTGTAACAAGTCTTGACTGAATGGCTCTTCTGAAgaatcttttgcatttttttctttaccagttGTGGAGTACAAGATTGCTGATATGGGACACTTAAAATACTATCTGGCTCCAAAGATTGAAGACCAACAAGAAGGCTCTTAATTGGACTAGGACTTGAGGGGGAGATCTGGTCGTTCCTGGAGAGAACAACTGACTTTGAGAAGGAAATGGTGTCTGCCATATTACCAGCAGTTTCAGTACATTGGAGCATCCAGTGAGCACTGTTAAGCGTGTTGTGTAGATatctctgtaaatatttttcaacttGCTATTTTGCTATATTGGTGTCATttgaaacaggatttttttttctggtctatTCCTATGCTTTCAGTAATCTTAGATGCTGTATCTAGGTGAAGTACCTTACTCCTTTTGTTGTGTGTTAGAGTGCATTATTTAACTTCAATAAAGATGACTCCTAGAGTTTCAGCTGTGGAACTATAGTTGACTAGGCTTGCTGTTTAATTATGCCACAAGTTTATTTGCCCTTcatccatttatttttgaagctgaTACTCTAACTGGAACATGGAAAGTGGAAATAAAGTAATTTCATGGTTCTTACACTATTTAAATGTGGATGGATTAATCAATGCTTTGTCAAACTATGCTGATATACCCCTGCATGAGTGGCCAAATACCTTGATTAAATGTGTTGAAGTGGAAGAGGTAGTTACAGTCTGAATAATGCATCAATGATACTGTTTCCTTAAGTAGAGGAAGTTTGTGGAACGTGTTTTGCTTAAAATGCATTAGCTTTGCAGATGCAAGAGCTGCCTGTTCCAGCAGGAACTGATCCTGTAGCTGTCACTTTCATTCCAAATGAAGTCTGAGGGTGTGTAGACACATGCCACAGTGTCACAGTGACTGCAAGTTGCTTGGTGTAGAAAGCTGTGTGAACCTTTCCTGGTTTTAGATCTGTTACTAGCTTGTTGATGTTAAACCATTCCTGGACAGGCCTGAGCACGTTCCATGTCTTTGGTGCCTCTGTCCCACACATCTGTTGACAAGTGTTGTGGAATCACCCAGATCACCAGCAATTCCTcttatatttttgttctcatCATTCATTCATGGAGGTACAGTACAAGGTTTATACTGAAGGCTTGATCATGAAAAATGGGATGCAAAAACTGTTTTGGTAGGTAGCTACTGTTTTTCACTTACTGTATTGCTATAAGTTACCCATAAATCGTACCCCTCATTGTGAATCGGTGATTCCATTTCTTCATGAatgaagaaacaatgaaaagcaATCTTGTTGGCTTGATCAGTGCTGTGTAGCAAGCAGTGCTTGCAGGGTCTTAAGTACTGTGGGTGCGTTCAGGTTTAGGAGGCCCTGTACTTTCCACTGGTCATCTACAAGAATATTGAGCATGCCTATAAACTTGGGTAATCCAACTGATTTAGCAGAATTTCACAAGGTGGCAGTACTGATTAAGAAACAGATTCTGCTGTGTCAGAATGATGAGTGCTTTCATGATTGAAACTAGTGCCTGCTCAAAGCCTGGGAACAGGATTTTTTAATGCTCCCTGCCCTTTTTACTTCATTGATAGCAGCAATTCTttcttagaaaatatttcattgcagttttcttctgcatgtaGATCCATGCATgactttttttgtcttgaacTTTATCTCATATCTCCAGAGCATACACCATTTATTCTCTTGAATTTTGAGGTTGTTGGTGAATTCAGTACCTTTAAGAACACACCTGAAAGCAAGATCTAACCCAGCTGTCCTAAAACTTCTCAGCAGCAGTCGAGTTGTCCAGAACAACATTGGATACCTCAGAATTAAGAGGCTATTTTACCTCAAATGCAATGCTTCCCAGATGGATTGCCACTGTGGTACCCACAAGTGCAGCAAGTAGCTAAGTACTTCAGTAAAGAATGAAAGATCAGTTGTGTTGAAATAGTCAGGAAGGATTCTGTGTTTTACTGATGCTTAAAGCTGTGCTAGTGAAGCATATCCATTTTTGTGCAACCTCCTGCTGTAGTGGGGATTACTGAACTCCTGCTGTTTTACCCATGAACCTAAAAATAAGCCATGTGGTTTAATTGCTTATTTTTGCAACTGGAACAACTAAGTTGAGTAGTTTCTTGTAGTAGGAAATGTCTTTTAGCATTAATATCTATGCTGTTGTGTGTGATTTGTGTATGATCTGCTCTCTGGTTAAATCCTTACATTAGCTGAATATTTACTTCGCCATTGCTGTACCCAAATACTGAAGAAACAATAGCTACtc from Anser cygnoides isolate HZ-2024a breed goose chromosome 26, Taihu_goose_T2T_genome, whole genome shotgun sequence includes these protein-coding regions:
- the PCNA gene encoding proliferating cell nuclear antigen: MFEARLVQGSVLKRVLEALKDLITEACWDLGSGGISLQSMDSSHVSLVQLTLRSEGFDTYRCDRNIAMGVNLSSMSKILKCAGNEDIITLRAEDNADTLALVFEAPNQEKVSDYEMKLMDLDVEQLGIPEQEYSCVVKMPSAEFARICRDLSHIGDAVVISCAKDGVKFSANGELGNGNIKLSQTSNVDKEEEAVTIEMNEPVQLTFALRYLNFFTKATPLSPTVTLSMSADVPLVVEYKIADMGHLKYYLAPKIEDQQEGS